A genomic window from Pocillopora verrucosa isolate sample1 chromosome 7, ASM3666991v2, whole genome shotgun sequence includes:
- the LOC131783955 gene encoding tyrosinase — protein sequence MGYPIIAYLVFVVVTLPWVEGQFPRVCTDRDSLRDKKCCPTPKGFTTQCGSDGDRGKCQQLTIRDWTIKYSHFQPFQMNDERHDWPRGLYHKVCKCNANYAGYDCSKCAFGYYGKNCTQKKNLIRRNFLSLTAEEKDRFMRYVSMSKHYVSDFVVTSTSYEEINKTVMEGDDPKDFFYNVTNYDLYTWMHYYAARDTISPDGKKESDIDFAHDGQGFPSWHRLYLLTWERNLQEIGNDEEFALPFWDWTGNPTQCDPAICSEELLGVTNQSTGIVRGKYLDDWYVLCTNKQTSDLTKPCYPNITRAGLKRDTDDEKEKRKEQGFTMTFPTKTDVNFALRFETFDLPPFNKESSCNFENILEGYASSESGFRLPNIHGLHNRVHINVGGEMFEVPAATNDPIFLLQHTFVDLIYEKWLRKFNKDADVLSAYNAPIGHNKDDVIVPLFPVYTHQQMFKKSFEFGYDYQDVDDKGRSPDDEKEEESKSLGDCPTSPTCPTCPPPDSAPPGKLMCWWLMSVMLVWQLLLAD from the exons TACCTTGTCTTTGTTGTTGTCACTTTACCCTGGGTTGAAGGCCAGTTTCCCAGAGTCTGTACTGACCGGGACAGCCTGAGAGACAAGAAATGTTGTCCTACCCCTAAAGGTTTCACCACACAATGCGGTTCCGATGGAGACAGAGGAAAGTGCCAGCAATTGACCATTCGTGACTGGACAATCAAGTACAGCCATTTCCAACCGTTCCAGATGAATGACGAAAGACACGACTGGCCCCGTGGTCTTTACCACAAAGTCTGCAAATGCAACGCAAACTATGCAGGTTACGATTGCAGCAAATGCGCCTTTGGTTACTACGGCAAGAActgcacgcagaaaaaaaatttgatacgAAGAAATTTTCTGAGCCTGACAGCCGAGGAGAAAGATCGATTCATGAGGTACGTCAGCATGTCCAAGCACTATGTAAGTGACTTCGTGGTTACGTCTACTTCTTACGAGGAGATAAACAAAACTGTTATGGAGGGTGACGACCCAAAGGACTTCTTTTATAATGTTACTAACTATGACCTCTATACGTGGATGCATTACTATGCTGCACGTGACACCATTTCACCTGATGGTAAAAAGGAATCTGATATCGACTTCGCACACGATGGTCAGGGATTTCCCTCATGGCATCGGTTGTACTTGTTGACATGGGAGAGAAACTTGCAGGAAATTGGAAACGATGAAGAATTTGCCCTTCCTTTCTGGGACTGGACTGGGAATCCCACTCAATGCGACCCCGCAATTTGCTCTGAAGAGCTGCTTGGTGTAACGAACCAAAGTACTGGCATCGTAAGGGGCAAATACTTGGATGACTGGTACGTGCTTTGCACCAACAAACAAACCAGCGATTTAACAAAGCCGTGTTACCCTAACATAACAAGAGCTGGATTGAAACGGGACACAGATGATGAGAAGGAGAAGAGAAAGGAACAAGGATTTACTATGACATTTCCAACAAAAACAGATGTCAACTTCGCGCTCCGTTTTGAAACCTTTGACCTCCCACCCTTCAACAAAGAGTCTAGCTGCAATTTTGAAAACATCCTAGAGGGTTATGCTAGCAGCGAATCTGGTTTTCGCCTTCCTAACATCCACGGCTTGCACAACCGGGTCCACATAAATGTTGGAGGAGAAATGTTTGAAGTACCTGCTGCAACAAACGACCCGATCTTTCTTCTTCAACACACGTTTGTGGATCTTATCTATGAAAAATGGTTGCGGAAGTTTAATAAGGATGCGGATGTGCTATCTGCTTACAATGCACCCATTGGTCACAACAAAGATGACGTCATTGTTCCGTTGTTTCCGGTGTACACTCACCAACAGATGTTCAAGAAGTCTTTCGAGTTCGGTTATGATTACCAAGACGTCGATGACAAAG GCAGGTCTCCTGATGacgagaaagaagaagaatcaAAGTCTTTGGGAGATTGTCCAACTTCTCCAACTTGTCCAACTTGTCCACCTCCTGACTCTGCACCGCCTGGAAAGCTAATGTGTTGGTGGCTGATGTCAGTCATGTTAGTATGGCAGCTACTGTTGGCTGATTGA